Proteins encoded by one window of Portunus trituberculatus isolate SZX2019 chromosome 27, ASM1759143v1, whole genome shotgun sequence:
- the LOC123509739 gene encoding glycine-rich cell wall structural protein-like, with translation MHSLLQTPHHNMKFLLTLLVVASAAAVALAGYGGYGGYGGYGGGHRGGYGYGGGRGGGRGGGYGGGYGGGYGGGYGGGYGGGYGGGYGGGYGGGYGGGYGGHGGGYGYGK, from the exons ATGCACTCGCTCCTGCAGACACCCCATCACAACATG AAGTTCCTTCTCACACTCCTGGTGGTGGCATCCGCGGCGGCCGTAGCGCTGGCCGGCTATGGTGGCTATGGCGGCTATGGCGGCTATGGAGGCGGTCATAGGGGCGGCTACGGATACGGTGGTGGCCGTGGCGGAGGCCGCGGTGGTGGCTACGGCGGCGGCTATGGTGGAGGCTATGGCGGCGGCTACGGCGGCGGCTATGGCGGCGGCTATGGCGGCGGCTATGGCGGCGGCTATGGTGGCGGCTATGGAGGTGGATATGGCGGTCATGGCGGTGGATATGGATACGGGAAGTAA
- the LOC123509740 gene encoding glycine-rich cell wall structural protein-like translates to MHSLLQTPHHNMKFLLTLLVVASAAAVALAGYGGYGGYGGYGGGHRGGYGYGGGRGGGRGGGYGGGYGGGYGGGYGGGYGGGYGGGYGGGYGGGYGGGYGGHGGGYGYGK, encoded by the exons ATGCACTCGCTCCTGCAGACACCCCATCACAACATG AAGTTCCTTCTCACACTCCTGGTGGTGGCATCCGCGGCGGCCGTAGCGCTGGCCGGCTATGGTGGCTATGGTGGCTATGGCGGCTATGGAGGCGGTCATAGGGGCGGCTACGGATACGGTGGTGGCCGTGGCGGAGGCCGCGGTGGTGGCTACGGCGGCGGCTATGGTGGAGGCTATGGCGGCGGCTACGGCGGCGGCTATGGCGGCGGCTATGGTGGCGGCTATGGCGGCGGCTATGGTGGCGGCTATGGAGGTGGATATGGCGGTCATGGCGGTGGATATGGATACGGGAAGTAA
- the LOC123509741 gene encoding glycine-rich cell wall structural protein 1.8-like yields MHSLPQTPHHNMKFLLALLVVASAAAVALAGYGGYGGYGGYGGGHGGGYGGGYGYGGGHGGGHGGGYGHGGYGVGGVSNNVFNLYRGYGGYGYGGGHGGGYGGGYGGGYGGGYGGGYGGGYGGGYGGGYGYGK; encoded by the exons ATGCACTCGCTCCCGCAGACACCCCATCACAACATG AAGTTCCTGCTCGCCCTCCTGGTGGTGGCCTCCGCGGCGGCCGTAGCGCTGGCCGGCTATGGTGGTTATGGCGGTTATGGCGGCTATGGAGGAGGTCATGGTGGTGGCTACGGTGGCGGCTATGGATATGGCGGTGGCCACGGTGGAGGCCACGGCGGTGGCTACGGGCATGGCGGCTACGGCGTGGGCGGCGTCTCCAACAACGTCTTCAACCTGTACCGCGGCTACGGTGGCTATGGATATGGTGGCGGCCATGGCGGTGGTTATGGCGGCGGTTATGGTGGAGGCTATGGCGGCGGATACGGCGGCGGCTATGGTGGAGGCTATGGTGGCGGCTATGGCGGTGGATATGGGTACGGAAAGTAA
- the LOC123509742 gene encoding glycine-rich cell wall structural protein 1.8-like, with protein sequence MVMGVVRRLAWVVVVVAVLAPPCLSEEKQAKTVGYGGGHGGGHGGGHGGGHGGGYGGGYGGGHGGGYGGGHGGGHGGGYGVTIRKSVGYGGGSGHGGGHGGGHGGGYGGGHGGGYGGGGGHGGGYGGTVKVVVQGGGGYGGGGGHGGGYGSGGGHGGGYGGGHGGGYGGGRGGGYGGGHGGGHGGGYGGGSGGGYGGGYGGGRGGGYGGGLGGGYGGGYGGGRGGGYGGGYGGGYGGGRGGGYGGGVVYSGGHGGGGHGGGYGK encoded by the exons ATGGTAATG GGCGTAGTAAGAAGACtggcgtgggtggtggtggtggtggccgtgctGGCGCCGCCCTGCCTCTCTGAGGAGAAGCAAGCAAAGACAGTTGGCTATGGCGGCGGCCATGGTGGCGGCCATGGCGGCGGTCATGGCGGCGGTCATGGTGGTGGCTACGGTGGCGGCTATGGTGGAGGACATGGTGGCGGATACGGCGGCGGCCATGGCGGAGGACATGGTGGCGGGTACGGAGTCACCATTCGCAAAAGTGTAGGATATGGAGGAGGCAGCGGGCATGGCGGAGGTCATGGCGGTGGTCATGGCGGTGGATATGGCGGCGGACATGGTGGTGGatacggcggcggtggtggacaTGGTGGCGGCTACGGTGGCACAGTGAAGGTGGTCGTCCAAGGCGGAGGTGGctatggcggcggcggtggacaTGGCGGCGGTTATGGAAGCGGTGGAGGACATGGTGGCGGCTATGGCGGAGGTCATGGTGGCGGCTATGGTGGCGGACGTGGAGGCGGGTATGGCGGCGGCCATGGTGGCGGACATGGCGGCGGCTATGGCGGCGGAAGTGGGGGCGGCTACGGCGGCGGCTACGGTGGTGGACGTGGCGGCGGCTACGGCGGTGGACTAGGTGGTGGTTACGGCGGCGGCTATGGCGGTGGACGTGGCGGCGGATATGGCGGTGGCTACGGCGGCGGCTAtggtggtggacgtggcggTGGCTATGGCGGCGGCGTCGTCTACTCGGGCGGCCATGGCGGCGGAGGCCACGGTGGCGGATATGGAAAATGA
- the LOC123509743 gene encoding keratin-associated protein 21-1-like codes for MKATLILACVCAALSAAYAAPGYGGYGGGYGGGYGGGYGGGYGGGYGGGYGGGYGGGYGNGYGFGGHYRGSRGGYGGGYISYTLRTPGGGYSFGGPGNAGVHGNTGYGYGGGYGGGYGGGYGGGYGGYGGYGYGH; via the exons ATG aaAGCCACACTTATTCTTGCGTGTGTCTGCGCCGCTCTGTCTGCCGCCTACGCCGCTCCTGGCTACGGCGGTTACGGTGGGGGGTATGGTGGCGGCTATGGAGGTGGCTACGGCGGCGGCTACGGTGGCGGCTATGGTGGCGGCTACGGTGGCGGCTATGGCGGCGGCTATGGTAACGGGTATGGCTTCGGCGGGCATTACCGTGGCAGCAGGGGAGGCTACGGCGGCGGCTACATTAGCTACACCCTGAGGACTCCTGGCGGCGGCTACAGCTTCGGCGGCCCTGGCAATGCTGGCGTTCATGGCAACACTGGCTACGGGTATGGCGGCGGCTATGGTGGCGGTTATGGTGGTGGATATGGCGGCGGTTATGGCGGATATGGCGGCTACGGATACGGGCACTAA